A DNA window from Thermosynechococcaceae cyanobacterium Okahandja contains the following coding sequences:
- the fabG gene encoding 3-oxoacyl-[acyl-carrier-protein] reductase, translating into MSETAVAIVTGASRGIGRAIALELAQQGASVVINYARSADAALDVVNTIQQQGGQAVAIAADVSVPQEVDTLVAKTLETYGRVDVLVNNAGITRDTLLLRMSLEDWQAVINLNLTGVFLCTRAVSKLMLKQKRGRIINIASVAGQMGNPGQANYSAAKAGVIGFTKTVAKELASRGITVNAVAPGFIATEMTAGLNAEEILKFIPLGRYGDPTEVAGMVRFLALDAAAAYITGQVFNVDGGMVMA; encoded by the coding sequence TTGAGTGAAACAGCCGTTGCCATTGTTACCGGTGCATCTCGCGGTATTGGTCGGGCGATCGCCCTTGAATTAGCCCAGCAAGGAGCTTCTGTTGTTATTAACTATGCCCGATCGGCAGATGCCGCCCTAGATGTGGTCAACACGATTCAACAGCAAGGGGGACAGGCGGTGGCGATCGCTGCCGATGTATCCGTACCCCAAGAGGTGGACACCCTTGTTGCCAAGACTCTCGAAACCTATGGGCGTGTCGATGTGCTGGTCAACAATGCCGGTATTACCCGCGATACCCTACTGCTGCGGATGAGCCTTGAAGACTGGCAGGCCGTCATTAACCTCAACCTCACGGGGGTATTTTTGTGTACCCGTGCTGTGAGTAAGCTCATGCTTAAGCAAAAACGTGGCCGTATTATTAACATTGCCTCCGTGGCAGGCCAAATGGGCAACCCCGGCCAAGCCAACTACAGCGCCGCCAAAGCGGGGGTGATTGGCTTCACTAAAACGGTTGCCAAAGAACTGGCCAGTCGGGGCATTACCGTCAATGCCGTAGCCCCCGGCTTTATTGCCACAGAAATGACCGCTGGCCTCAACGCAGAAGAAATCCTCAAGTTTATTCCCCTCGGGCGCTATGGAGACCCCACCGAAGTGGCGGGGATGGTGCGCTTCTTAGCCCTTGATGCTGCCGCCGCCTACATCACGGGGCAAGTCTTTAATGTTGATGGTGGTATGGTGATGGCCTAG
- a CDS encoding J domain-containing protein: MDFGQYGSFEDFINELLGRFGAGGASRRVYTYRTTTGPQGVQEYVEFGTDVDPFSRFSDIPAQDTEAAIALTLAEAFHGTQKRLQIGDETVTVRIPPGAKSGSRLRLKGKGQRSPFSQQRGDLYLTIELLPHPFYRFEGDNITCEIPITPEEAVLGAQIDVPTPDGKVKLTIPAGVDSGQALRLRGKGWRTAGGDRTDLIVRLKIVTPKHLTPEQKAHYEQLLAMRRFNPRQTVAEVQL; the protein is encoded by the coding sequence ATGGATTTTGGCCAGTACGGCAGTTTTGAAGATTTTATTAACGAACTGCTGGGGCGCTTTGGGGCTGGGGGCGCAAGCCGCCGAGTTTATACTTACCGCACGACGACCGGCCCGCAAGGGGTGCAGGAGTATGTGGAATTTGGCACCGATGTCGACCCCTTTAGTCGGTTTAGCGATATTCCTGCCCAAGATACGGAAGCGGCGATCGCCCTCACGTTGGCCGAGGCGTTTCACGGTACCCAAAAACGGCTGCAAATTGGTGATGAAACGGTGACGGTGCGCATTCCTCCAGGGGCGAAATCGGGCAGTCGCCTCCGCCTGAAAGGGAAAGGGCAACGCAGCCCCTTTAGTCAGCAGCGGGGTGACCTTTACTTAACCATTGAACTGTTGCCCCATCCGTTCTACCGCTTTGAGGGGGATAATATCACCTGTGAAATTCCCATTACGCCGGAAGAAGCGGTGTTGGGTGCCCAAATTGATGTGCCCACTCCCGATGGCAAGGTGAAGCTAACGATCCCGGCTGGGGTGGACTCTGGCCAAGCCCTGCGGCTACGGGGTAAGGGTTGGCGTACGGCTGGGGGCGATCGCACCGATCTAATTGTGCGCCTGAAAATTGTTACGCCTAAACATCTAACGCCAGAGCAAAAAGCCCACTACGAACAATTGCTGGCAATGCGTCGGTTTAATCCCCGTCAAACGGTAGCAGAGGTGCAGTTATGA
- a CDS encoding ChaB family protein, with amino-acid sequence MPQDKAAIYQTRLQAGEFLLVVEVPAEKTGEIFLLLQAAGGEEVAITDMQIPRQPEGELTSKEQISPEMRASLSDEAQSTFVEAYNQTLSKSNDKTNALLNAWKRIKSLFDRDETGTYSNRKDNITSRMIRLSVFSSVFMKKLLDNPSSKFYSWLNRTVVV; translated from the coding sequence TTGCCTCAAGATAAGGCGGCAATTTACCAAACTCGTCTGCAAGCAGGTGAGTTTCTACTGGTGGTGGAAGTCCCGGCGGAGAAAACAGGGGAAATCTTCTTGTTGTTGCAAGCAGCAGGCGGTGAAGAGGTGGCCATTACCGATATGCAAATTCCGCGCCAACCGGAAGGGGAGTTAACCAGTAAGGAGCAAATTTCACCAGAGATGCGGGCAAGTCTCTCTGATGAAGCGCAGTCAACGTTTGTAGAAGCCTACAACCAAACCCTAAGCAAGTCCAACGATAAAACAAATGCTTTGCTCAATGCATGGAAACGCATTAAAAGCCTCTTTGATCGAGATGAGACGGGTACCTATTCCAACCGTAAAGACAATATTACTTCCCGTATGATCAGATTGTCAGTTTTTAGCAGTGTGTTTATGAAAAAATTGCTGGATAATCCCTCATCTAAATTTTATTCTTGGCTCAATCGCACTGTAGTTGTCTGA
- the nusA gene encoding transcription termination factor NusA, translating into MSTYRLPGLRAMINEISQERHLPKHAVHQALQEALLKGYERYRRSLRPDHAHFEEDHFANFEVELDTEQEGFRVLATKTITETVTNPDAEIALADVVEVVQDAQLGDTVLLDVTPDHQEFGRMAAMQTKQVLSQKLRDQQRRLIQEEFQELEGTVLLGRVLRFERRSVIMAVRSDASQPEVEAELPKREQLPSDNYRANSTFKVYLKRVKEGAQRGPQLEVSRADAGLVVYLFANEVPEIEDEVVRIVAIAREANPPNHKVGPRTKIAVDTLERDVDPVGACIGARGSRIQAVVNELRGEKIDVIRWSPDPATYIANSLSPAPVEEVRLINPEARIAHVLVHPDKVPQAIGKEGQNVRLATRLTGWKIEVRDSSTYNHEEEDRLAIAALEAQDAAS; encoded by the coding sequence ATGAGTACCTATCGCTTACCCGGCCTGCGGGCCATGATTAATGAAATTAGTCAGGAACGGCATCTACCAAAACATGCGGTTCACCAAGCGCTTCAGGAAGCGCTGCTAAAAGGGTATGAGCGCTATCGCCGCAGTCTGCGCCCTGACCATGCCCATTTTGAAGAGGATCACTTTGCCAACTTTGAAGTGGAATTAGATACTGAGCAGGAAGGCTTTCGGGTGCTGGCCACAAAAACCATTACCGAGACGGTGACCAACCCCGATGCGGAAATTGCCCTTGCGGACGTGGTGGAAGTGGTACAAGATGCCCAACTGGGGGATACGGTGCTGCTGGATGTGACCCCCGACCACCAAGAATTTGGCCGCATGGCCGCGATGCAAACCAAACAGGTACTATCTCAAAAGCTACGGGATCAGCAACGCCGCTTGATCCAAGAAGAGTTCCAAGAGTTGGAGGGCACCGTCCTGCTGGGGCGGGTGCTACGGTTTGAGCGCCGCTCGGTGATTATGGCGGTACGCAGTGATGCCAGCCAGCCGGAGGTGGAAGCGGAACTGCCGAAGCGGGAGCAACTTCCCAGTGACAATTACCGCGCCAACTCCACGTTTAAGGTGTATCTAAAGCGGGTGAAGGAGGGAGCACAGCGGGGCCCCCAATTGGAGGTGTCCCGGGCCGATGCGGGCCTTGTGGTGTATTTGTTTGCCAACGAAGTGCCTGAAATTGAGGACGAAGTGGTGCGGATTGTGGCAATTGCGCGGGAAGCCAATCCGCCAAACCACAAGGTGGGGCCCCGCACCAAAATTGCCGTGGATACCCTCGAGCGGGATGTGGATCCGGTGGGGGCCTGTATTGGGGCGCGCGGCTCGCGGATTCAAGCGGTGGTGAATGAGCTACGGGGCGAAAAAATTGACGTTATTCGTTGGTCGCCGGATCCCGCCACCTATATTGCCAACTCCCTCAGCCCGGCACCGGTGGAAGAGGTGCGCCTGATTAACCCAGAGGCGCGCATTGCCCATGTGCTGGTGCATCCCGATAAGGTGCCTCAGGCCATTGGCAAAGAAGGGCAAAATGTGCGGTTGGCCACCCGCTTAACGGGCTGGAAAATTGAGGTGCGTGATAGTTCTACCTACAACCACGAGGAGGAAGATCGCTTGGCGATCGCGGCTTTAGAGGCGCAGGACGCTGCCAGTTAG
- the rimP gene encoding ribosome maturation factor RimP, with the protein MQSLLPVVQALAQQVADQEQLDLVGVQWYSHQSPPILRVEVRHPSADTSLEDCERMSRALESVLDATADLAFAYVLEVSSPGLSDRLSSDRDFSTFRGFPVRVTTTAPHRGKTLWEGHLIRRDEDHVYLNQKGRSLAIPRALIASVQLYTPPNEP; encoded by the coding sequence ATGCAATCGCTTCTCCCTGTTGTCCAAGCCTTGGCACAGCAGGTCGCAGACCAGGAACAACTAGACCTTGTTGGCGTTCAGTGGTACTCCCATCAGTCGCCACCCATTTTGCGAGTTGAGGTGCGGCACCCCAGCGCCGATACCAGCTTAGAGGACTGCGAGCGCATGAGTCGTGCCCTTGAAAGCGTTTTGGATGCAACGGCAGATTTAGCCTTTGCTTACGTGCTGGAGGTCTCTAGTCCGGGGCTGTCCGATCGCCTCAGTAGCGATCGCGACTTCAGTACGTTTCGTGGCTTTCCTGTACGGGTCACCACCACTGCCCCTCACCGTGGCAAAACCCTATGGGAGGGTCATCTCATTCGTCGCGACGAGGACCACGTCTATCTCAATCAAAAAGGACGATCCCTAGCGATTCCGCGGGCACTCATTGCCAGTGTGCAACTCTATACCCCCCCTAACGAGCCTTAG
- a CDS encoding valine--tRNA ligase, with amino-acid sequence MTNAITLPSQYDPRQTEAKWQQQWEASGAFHADPQHSGTPYCIVIPPPNVTGSLHMGHAFEHALIDVLIRYHRMKGDNVLWLPGTDHASIAVSAILDQQLRTEGTTRFALGREAYLERAWAWKHSSGNTIVGQLRRLGLSVDWSRERFTMDAGLSQAVLTAFNRLYEAGLIYRGKYLVNWCPASQSAVSDLEVENREVQGHLWHFRYPLSDGSGYLEVATTRPETMLGDTAVAVHPDDDRYRHLIGRTLRLPLVNREIPIIGDPLVDPEFGTGCVKVTPAHDPNDFVMGQRHQLPMINLMHKDGSLNENAGEFAGLDRFVARKKVVERLGAEGYLVRVEDYTHTVPYSDRGKVPVEPLLSTQWFVKIRPLADATLRALDEDNAPRFIPERWAKVYRDWLVNLRDWCISRQLWWGHQIPAWYVVSATDGEVRDDTPFVVAMDEASARAKAVAQFGEGIQLQQDEDVLDTWFSSGLWPFSTLGWPEETPDYRCYYPNATLVTGFDIIFFWVARMTMMGQYFTGRIPFRDVYIHGLVRDENNKKMSKSANNGIDPLILIEKYGTDALRYSLVKEVVGAGQDIRLEYNRKTDESATVEAARNFANKLWNASRFVLMNLEGQTPAQLGSPVATALTEGDRWLLSRYHTCIQTTAQRIDTYGLGEAAKGLYEFIWGDFCDWYIELVKPRLQGADLQMKRTAQQVLASVLDGILRLLHPFMPHITEEIWHTLHQVDASQLLARQAYPSVDAAYINPDLEHQFALVLETIRTLRNLRAEAGIKPGLMITALIHASAEDAPILKATAADIRHLARLATLTIDTEIAAPAQVFSGVVGSSEILIPLAGVVDLDALTAKLTKERDRLNREIHSLSARLANPNFVNKAQPEVVATAQQQLAAAQQQCAIIEHRLQSLTGHATT; translated from the coding sequence ATGACAAACGCGATCACACTCCCTAGCCAATACGATCCCCGTCAGACGGAAGCCAAGTGGCAGCAGCAGTGGGAAGCCAGTGGTGCCTTCCATGCTGATCCCCAGCACAGCGGTACTCCCTACTGTATTGTGATTCCGCCCCCCAACGTCACGGGCAGTCTGCACATGGGGCACGCCTTTGAACACGCCCTCATTGATGTGCTGATTCGCTATCACCGCATGAAGGGGGACAATGTCCTTTGGTTGCCGGGCACCGATCACGCCAGTATTGCCGTTAGTGCCATCTTGGATCAGCAATTGCGCACAGAAGGCACCACCCGGTTTGCCCTTGGGCGCGAAGCCTACCTAGAGCGGGCTTGGGCGTGGAAACATAGCTCCGGCAACACCATTGTCGGCCAACTGCGGCGGCTGGGGCTGTCGGTGGACTGGTCACGCGAGCGCTTTACCATGGATGCGGGCTTATCGCAGGCAGTTCTCACGGCCTTTAACCGTCTTTACGAGGCCGGTCTCATCTACCGTGGGAAGTACTTGGTGAACTGGTGCCCGGCCAGTCAATCCGCCGTCTCGGATTTAGAAGTTGAAAACCGTGAAGTGCAGGGGCACTTGTGGCATTTTCGCTACCCCCTCAGTGATGGCTCCGGTTACTTAGAAGTTGCCACCACCCGCCCCGAAACGATGCTGGGGGATACGGCAGTAGCGGTGCATCCCGACGACGATCGCTATCGCCACCTGATTGGCCGCACGCTGCGCCTGCCCTTGGTGAACCGCGAGATTCCGATTATTGGTGATCCCCTCGTTGATCCTGAGTTTGGAACGGGTTGCGTCAAGGTGACCCCCGCCCACGACCCCAACGATTTTGTCATGGGGCAGCGGCATCAGTTACCCATGATTAACCTGATGCATAAGGACGGCAGCCTGAATGAAAACGCGGGCGAGTTTGCGGGCTTAGATCGCTTTGTGGCGCGGAAAAAGGTGGTGGAGCGCCTAGGGGCAGAAGGCTACTTAGTGCGGGTTGAGGATTACACGCATACGGTGCCCTACAGCGATCGCGGCAAAGTGCCCGTTGAGCCGCTGCTTTCTACCCAGTGGTTTGTGAAAATTCGTCCCCTTGCGGATGCCACCCTGCGCGCCTTGGATGAGGACAACGCACCGCGGTTTATTCCAGAACGGTGGGCGAAAGTTTATCGGGACTGGCTGGTGAACCTGCGGGACTGGTGTATTTCGCGGCAGTTGTGGTGGGGGCACCAAATTCCGGCGTGGTACGTTGTTAGCGCCACCGATGGTGAAGTCCGCGATGATACCCCCTTTGTGGTGGCTATGGATGAGGCCTCTGCCCGCGCTAAGGCGGTGGCTCAGTTCGGCGAAGGGATTCAACTGCAGCAGGACGAAGACGTTCTGGATACTTGGTTCTCTTCCGGACTGTGGCCGTTTTCCACCCTTGGCTGGCCGGAGGAGACACCGGACTATCGCTGCTACTACCCCAATGCCACCCTTGTAACCGGCTTTGACATTATCTTTTTCTGGGTGGCCCGCATGACGATGATGGGGCAGTACTTTACGGGTCGCATTCCCTTTCGGGATGTCTATATCCACGGGCTAGTGCGGGACGAAAACAACAAAAAAATGTCCAAGTCCGCCAACAACGGCATTGATCCCCTGATCCTCATCGAGAAGTACGGCACCGATGCCCTGCGCTACAGCCTCGTCAAAGAAGTGGTGGGCGCTGGCCAAGATATTCGCCTTGAGTACAACCGCAAAACCGATGAGTCGGCCACGGTCGAAGCGGCGCGCAACTTTGCCAACAAGCTCTGGAATGCCTCTCGCTTTGTGCTAATGAACCTCGAAGGACAGACCCCCGCCCAGTTGGGTTCGCCTGTGGCGACAGCCTTAACCGAGGGCGATCGCTGGCTGCTGAGTCGTTATCACACCTGTATCCAAACCACTGCCCAACGGATTGACACCTACGGTCTGGGTGAAGCGGCCAAAGGACTCTACGAGTTTATCTGGGGGGATTTCTGCGACTGGTATATCGAGCTAGTGAAACCCCGCCTGCAAGGGGCAGACCTACAGATGAAGCGTACGGCCCAGCAGGTCCTCGCCAGCGTCCTCGATGGCATTCTGCGGTTGCTGCACCCCTTTATGCCCCACATTACCGAGGAAATTTGGCATACTCTGCACCAAGTGGATGCGTCCCAGCTGCTGGCACGGCAAGCCTACCCCAGCGTCGATGCCGCCTACATTAACCCAGATCTAGAACACCAGTTTGCCCTAGTGCTGGAGACCATCCGTACCCTGCGCAACCTGCGGGCAGAAGCGGGCATCAAACCCGGCTTAATGATTACCGCCCTCATTCATGCCAGTGCCGAAGATGCCCCCATCCTGAAGGCAACCGCAGCCGATATTCGCCATCTGGCTCGCCTAGCAACCCTCACCATTGACACGGAAATTGCAGCACCGGCGCAGGTGTTTAGTGGCGTGGTGGGCAGCAGCGAAATTTTAATTCCCCTTGCGGGGGTCGTTGATCTGGACGCGCTGACGGCAAAGCTCACAAAGGAGCGCGATCGCCTCAATCGCGAGATTCACTCCCTGAGTGCCCGGCTCGCCAACCCGAACTTTGTCAATAAAGCCCAGCCGGAGGTGGTGGCCACAGCACAACAGCAGCTTGCCGCCGCCCAGCAACAATGCGCTATCATTGAGCATCGACTGCAATCATTAACGGGCCATGCAACCACCTGA
- a CDS encoding phosphate-starvation-inducible PsiE family protein, with amino-acid sequence MYWFILFYGFGITGNVFSLLPPIEFQAVTADIPFLLILVELFRLLIIYLQEQRVSIGVAVEVSIVSVLREVIVRGILETPWIQILAAGAFLIFLAMLLLVRVWIPPTFEGIDPEKVISNRYKKVAKHAVMSAE; translated from the coding sequence GTGTATTGGTTTATTCTGTTTTATGGTTTTGGAATTACGGGAAATGTTTTTTCTCTGTTGCCGCCAATAGAATTTCAGGCGGTAACGGCTGACATTCCGTTTCTATTGATTTTGGTTGAATTATTTAGACTCTTAATTATTTACTTGCAAGAGCAGCGGGTATCCATTGGTGTTGCGGTAGAGGTGTCTATTGTCTCGGTGTTGCGGGAGGTCATTGTACGAGGCATTTTAGAAACTCCTTGGATACAAATTTTGGCTGCTGGGGCATTTTTAATTTTTTTAGCTATGCTGCTCTTGGTAAGGGTTTGGATTCCGCCCACATTTGAAGGGATTGATCCCGAAAAGGTTATTTCAAATCGGTACAAAAAAGTTGCTAAACATGCGGTCATGTCAGCAGAATAG